In Trichoderma asperellum chromosome 1, complete sequence, a single window of DNA contains:
- a CDS encoding uncharacterized protein (SECRETED:SignalP(1-18)) produces MCLFLCLAWFCLVLQRRASPYVQKDALIPPGGRAAQLGQSIAKTSSRLTTKLVSQSSAVTTTQHAMLSAGHGSINTRVFTQPLIALRLEPPWVGVESASSRHKVSSAHPLRPKP; encoded by the coding sequence atgtgtctttttctttgccttgcctGGTTTTGCCTTGTTTTGCAAAGGAGGGCATCGCCATACGTCCAAAAGGATGCCTTGATCCCACCTGGAGGCCGCGCCGCCCAACTCGGGCAATCCATTGCCAAAACGAGTAGCCGTCTAACGACAAAACTGGTCAGTCAGTCATCTGCGGTGACGACAACCCAGCACGCAATGCTATCTGCAGGACATGGCAGCATCAATACGCGTGTGTTTACGCAACCCCTCATAGCGCTGAGGCTAGAGCCGCCTTGGGTAGGTGTTGAATCCGCCTCATCTCGGCACAAAGTCTCCTCTGCTCATCCCCTTCGTCCAAAGCCGTGA
- a CDS encoding uncharacterized protein (EggNog:ENOG41), which yields MPGSWVHLRQTSITSITSTTITTTTTTTTTTTTTTTTTTITTSIKQQLPRSFYTICQQQQSQQSITIDSQLNSGNSSENTNNMSLIGHNGGLSIGKAERPGPSLGKKAEKPTSSTSSPSGSRSPSLERRGLGQMLNGILHGQRRDEAYLRADDSSETASLSSVATEKRGLLGGKSKTSSPSKSSSSRKEPRLPNINESAVPRGGFR from the exons ATGCCTGGTTCTTGGGTCCATCTCAGGCAGACATCAATCACATCAATCAcatcaacaacaataacaacaacaacaacaacaaccactactactactactactactaccactactacCATCACAACTTCtataaagcagcagcttcctcGCAGCTTCTACACAAtttgccaacagcagcaatccCAGCAATCAATCACAATTGATTCTCAACT CAACTCAGGCAACTCTTCTGAAAACACCAACAACATGTCTCTCATTGGACACAACGGCGGCCTCTCCATTGGCAAGGCTGAACGCCCCGGACCCTCTCTAGGCAAAAAGGCTGAGAAGCCCacttcctccacctcctctccttctggcTCTCGCTCTCCAAGCCTTGAGCGTCGCGGCCTAGGCCAGATGCTCAACGGCATCCTCCACGGACAGCGCCGGGATGAGGCGTACCTCAGAGCAGACGACAGCAGCGAAACCGCTTCACTGTCGTCTGTTGCTACTGAGAAGAGGGGTCTATTAGGAGGAAAGAGCAAGacctcatcaccatcaaaAAGCTCCTCATCTCGCAAAGAACCAAGATTACCCAACATCAACGAGAGCGCGGTGCCTCGCGGTGGATTCCGATAA
- a CDS encoding uncharacterized protein (TransMembrane:3 (i12-34o40-59i66-91o)~EggNog:ENOG41), producing MAMASRCLIQRPYITQFLSSLIVNLPCLFILIVLFFSFHLVLLLFLACLLVFYLLYLFLGSSISPFLSLSLSLSLSLSLSLSLSLSLSLLFNHIFRLCKWTPTMNTATMDNSTEPSMDRIVAEHIHERAMSTIFLNEKLMKGPPRFREADLKDPRLRHCAFDPETIVFEARIGGGKDGYVWRVKFGDEGPFVLKVFWDQVPPIKAGDYYSMQRECQNAAILQMMEAAVATKPVLVNARPETKQAAIWNYLSFSEENCSPRYTRDLSEAVAGPRTRLISSLPRMTKCYGWLKLPNEIWIDLPPHLQAVNEDPRKLRTLFENHMGCVAVIYELVEEGENEIDTVEDVDTFLWHAGFAYAVDPHPKNWKSGVLVDHSEIVHIRGYKWNMEDYIGRTAEQILEGDGAE from the exons ATGGCTATGGCAAGCCGCTGTCTCATCCAACGCCCCTATATTActcaatttctctcttctcttatcGTTAatcttccttgtctttttatacttattgtgctattcttctctttccatctTGTCCTGTTGTTATTCCTCGCTTGTCTTCTTGTCTTCTATCTGCTCTATCTCTTCCTTGGTTCTTCTATctccccctttctctctctctctctctctctctctctctctctctctctctctctctctctctctctctctctctctctcctcttcaatCATATCTTCCGTCTCTGTAAATGGACCCCTACCATGAACACAGCTACGATGGACAACAGCACAGAACCTTCGATGGACCGTATTGTGGCTGAACACATCCATGAAAGAGCAATGTCCACCATCTTTCTGAATGAAAAGCTCATGAAAGGACCACCTCGTTTCAGGGAGGCAGACCTAAAGGATCCACGTCTCCGTCACTGCGCCTTTGACCCGGAGACTATTGTTTTCGAAGCTCGAATCGGAGGCGGGAAAGATGGCTACGTCTGGAGGGTTAAATTTGGCGACGAGGGACCATTTGTCCTGAAGGTT TTCTGGGATCAAGTACCTCCTATCAAGGCTGGGGACTATTATTCGATGCAGCGAGAGTGCCAGAATGCTGCTATCCTtcagatgatggaggcaGCCGTAGCAACGAAGCCAGTGCTTGTAAACGCTCGCCCCGAGACAAAACAGGCTGCTATATGGAACTATCTGTCATTTTCCGAAGAGAACTGCTCTCCGAGATATACCAGGGATCTTAGCGAGGCAGTTGCAGGCCCAAGGACCAGACTCATCTCATCATTACCACGTATGACCAAATGCTATGGCTGGCTGAAGCTGCCTAACGAGATTTGGATCGATCTGCCACCCCATCTGCAAGCCGTGAATGAAGATCCCAGAAAGCTCAGAACGCTTTTTGAAAATCACATGGGCTGCGTTGCGGTTATCTACGAGCTAGttgaagaaggcgaaaaTGAGATAGACACGGTGGAAGATGTTGATACATTTCTATGGCATGCTGGTTTTGCCTATGCGGTTGATCCACATCCAAAGAATTGGAAAAGCGGCGTCTTGGTCGATCACTCCGAAATTGTTCATATTCGCGGATATAAATGGAACATGGAGGATTACATCGGAAGGACAGCGGAGCAGATACTAGAAGGTGATGGAGCTGAGTAA
- a CDS encoding uncharacterized protein (EggNog:ENOG41), with amino-acid sequence MANDGSDEYVFAIPNFWQPSKLLLDLEAEAPSSFFANDLTNALSKTDPDPFALDPLSPTHDGFFKLMPLHDTHKEHVETDSEKTSAASPDSEPIGQPEKPLDDPPAAFSSDDNEDSEENDIWLEPRIPAKPKPPHRTWNGFLSGNPATKFQPMMVSEAGPAAYDALLRSPNDPMKLRNTDTPVVDTKTYLSSLLALALGGESVLFTRKDGTQSLRPALPKMRASGYSSHVLQALENKCLRCGNTLMGLRAFVDSAFLDHPSRCGVALASTINQVLQVVQEWVAFHGRNPRSLLQLQATVNSVVAILRPFKALMSHLRNGITDEDILNLVFHQAYSVDNNEEYLRQIMREVLRRVSGPWIEFLEEWIGTRREQGLPFTKSNLGESKGFVKVEARVFRDDFGRELAEVDYVLDPSKMPPFMPEDVTETIFETGRNLRFIRSFHEDHPLAQQDVIASSDPPQAKWLYDWDAILRLESRAVAYRDSLIDAIRSSRDGYSLGSMAGSIHSLADKPGSILSFFGLDQVGMEERIAASIEQFAQPVATHDAGDTLSRIVRDRLSGTHISTIELSNSTPHWTLLPVLSFGVIASAQAQVVNKETLKLLFTEHNLRDHLRLQRECQLLGNGLLCSRLSHALFDPSMDTAERRSGVARRSNVMGLRLGGRDNWPPASSELRLALMGILSECYIANQNDGNSERSGRLFDKAKSGLPGDMSFAIRDLSEEEIVKCTNPDSLEALDFLRLSYTAPPQLSPIITPMNLLQYDGIFKFLLRVLRMTFVVNQLFRDTNSLARDWEDPGDATLRFVKEAQHFVASVSTYFLDTGIAVPWRVFERKLDQIEVDLRRPTTSSSSEDVQSPDKLQEFHSLVLDRIMLALFLRKRQQPVLKLLEDIFNTILRFAKHVRLKWLSRQGEETDAQTKAEADPSTLYAEFKRKVQIFITVCRSLSEKARRTDGKRGREDRIFKEQYGTGDDSMVAQLLVKLDMFDYYLKR; translated from the exons ATGGCCAACGATGGCTCCGACGAATATGTCTTTGCCATTCCCAACTTCTGGCAGCCatcgaagctgctgctagacCTGGAGGCAGAGGCGCCCTCGAGCTTTTTCGCCAACGATCTCACAA ACGCCTTGTCAAAGACAGACCCCGACCCCTTCGCGCTCGATCCCTTATCACCAACCCATGATGGTTTCTTCAAACTGATGCCGCTGCACGACACCCATAAAGAGCATGTTGAGACGGACAGCGAAAAGACTTCAGCCGCATCACCAGATTCAGAACCTATAGGACAACCAGAAAAGCCGCTGGACGACCCCCCAGCAGCGTTTAGCAGTGACGATAATGAAGATAGCGAAGAGAACGACATATGGCTGGAGCCGAGAATACCTGCCAAGCCGAAACCTCCGCATAGGACGTGGAATGGCTTCTTATCTGGCAATCCAGCCACAAAATTCCAGCCCATGATGGTCAGCGAGGCCGGTCCCGCTGCCTACGATGCCCTACTGCGTTCTCCAAACGACCCGATGAAGCTCAGGAATACCGATACCCCGGTTGTTGATACGAAAACATAtttgtcttctttgctgGCTTTGGCGCTCGGCGGGGAGTCTGTACTCTTTACCAGAAAGGACGGCACGCAGAGCCTCAGGCCTGCACTGCCCAAAATGAGAGCCTCAGGATATTCTAGCCATGTCCTCCAGGCACTTGAGAACAAGTGCTTGAGATGCGGAAACACCTTGATGGGTCTGCGCGCGTTTGTGGATTCCGCCTTCTTGGATCACCCAAGCCGATGCGGAGTAGCTCTCGCCAGTACTATCAACCAGGTCCTCCAAGTTGTCCAAGAATGGGTGGCTTTTCATGGGCGAAACCCTCGCTCGCTCTTGCAGCTCCAGGCTACCGTTAACTCAGTCGTGGCCATCCTTCGACCATTCAAGGCCCTCATGTCACATCTGCGCAACGGCATTACGGACGAGGACATCTTGAATCTCGTGTTTCACCAAGCATACTCTGTTGATAACAATGAGGAGTATCTCCGCCAGATCATGCGGGAGGTACTGCGGAGAGTTTCTGGGCCTTGGATTGAGTTTCTTGAAGAGTGGATAGGGACAAGGCGCGAGCAAGGGCTGCCATTTACCAAGTCTAACCTGGGAGAAAGCAAGGGTTTTGTCAAGGTTGAGGCACGAGTCTTTCGGGATGATTTCGGTCGAGAGCTCGCAGAGGTTGATTACGTCTTGGACCCAAGTAAGATGCCGCCTTTTATGCCTGAAGATGTGACAGAGACGATATTTGAGACTGGGCGCAACTTGCGATTCATCCGGTCGTTTCATGAAGACCACCCACTGGCTCAACAAGATGTCATTGCGTCTAGCGATCCTCCCCAAGCCAAATGGCTCTACGACTGGGATGCTATACTGCGCCTTGAAAGCCGTGCTGTTGCGTATCGCGACTCGCTGATTGATGCCATTCGATCGAGCCGTGATGGCTACTCTCTGGGCTCTATGGCGGGATCCATTCATTCGCTGGCTGATAAACCAGGTTCtattctttcattctttggTTTGGACCAAGTCGGAATGGAGGAGCGCATTGCAGCATCTATTGAACAGTTTGCTCAGCCAGTAGCCACCCACGATGCAGGAGACACTCTAAGTAGGATCGTGCGCGATCGACTTTCTGGGACACATATATCGACAATTGAACTCTCAAACTCTACCCCTCACTGGACATTGCTTCCCGTCCTGTCGTTCGGCGTTATTGCTTCGGCGCAGGCCCAagtagttaataaagagACTCTCAAGCTCCTTTTTACTGAACACAACCTACGAGATCACTTGAGACTACAGCGAGAATGCCAACTTTTAGGGAATGGTCTTCTTTGTAGCCGCCTCTCTCACGCTCTGTTTGATCCTAGTATGGACACGGCGGAGAGACGTTCAGGGGTCGCGAGGAGGAGCAATGTCATGGGCTTGCGATTAGGAGGACGCGACAACTGGCCCCCAGCAAGTTCAGAGCTGCGACTGGCGCTGATGGGTATACTTTCTGAATGCTACATCGCTAACCAGAATGATGGGAATTCGGAGAGGAGTGGCCGCCTCTTTGACAAGGCGAAATCTGGCCTACCGGGTGATATGAGCTTTGCTATAAGGGATCTATCCGAAGAAGAAATCGTCAAATGCACCAACCCCGACAGCCTTGAAGCCTTGGACTTTCTCCGCCTATCCTATACAGCGCCGCCGCAACTAAGCCCTATTATCACGCCGATGAATTTGCTACAGTACGACGGCATCTTCAAGTTCCTGTTACGTGTCTTGCGAATGACCTTTGTTGTTAACCAGCTCTTCCGCGACACAAACAGCCTAGCTCGTGACTGGGAGGATCCTGGCGATGCAACGCTGCGATTCGTAAAAGAAGCCCAACATTTTGTGGCGAGCGTGTCTACGTATTTCCTTGATACAGGCATCGCTGTTCCCTGGAGGGTGTTCGAGAGGAAGTTGGACCAAATAGAGGTAGATCTCCGCCGGCCGACAACGAGCAGTTCATCAGAGGATGTCCAGAGCCCGGATAAATTGCAAGAATTTCATTCACTCGTCCTGGATCGAATCATGCTTGCCTTGTTCCTCAGAAAGAGGCAGCAGCCGGTACTGAAGCTTCTGGAGGACATCTTTAATACCATTTTACGATTTGCAAAGCACGTCAGGCTAAAGTGGCTAAGCaggcaaggagaagagacagATGCCCAGAcaaaggcagaggcagacCCCTCAACTTTATACGCAGAGTTTAAGAGGAAAGTGCAAATTTTCATTACAGTGTGTCGTAGCCTGTCGGAGAAGGCTCGTCGCACAgatggaaagagagggagagaagatagGATATTCAAGGAGCAGTACGGGACTGGCGATGATAGCATGGTTGCGCAGCTCTTGGTCAAGCTTGATATGTTTGATTATTATCTTAAGCGATAG
- a CDS encoding uncharacterized protein (EggNog:ENOG41~BUSCO:EOG092D4JQM), translating to MPPKKRSRLQVSSTPTTIREDSAMDVDTPRLSATPGFLSSAFKPIIPVTPYDNLWTDDQISSLFKGVIRWKPAGMHKHFRMIAISEHLRNHGIDPDIHRHTRIPYIWEKLRTYYDLDLIDERENFDDDEAEDKYIEFSLPFHEFGELMLQRAIADPSEAPTSPRQLELSPPPSSSIPQKRSRAGTASKTRGVSVENTESVAASSSAPSPAATAAKPAKGTRGRKRATSQPKVEIEKVVENSEDEEEESEEEEESGSEESDSGSAESGTPAPKQARGGPGRGRGRGRGRGRRGRGRGG from the exons ATGCCTCCAAAGAAGCGCTCGCGCCTGCAGGTGTCCTCAACGCCAACCACCATCAGAGAAGACAGCGCCATGGACGTTGATACGCCTCGATTAAGCGCGACACCGGGATTTCTATCCTCGGCATTCAAGCCAATAATACCCGTGACCCCATATGACAACCTCTGGACCGATGACCAGATATCCTCGCTGTTCAAAGGCGTCATTCGCTGGAAACCTGCTG GAATGCACAAGCACTTTCGCATGATTGCAATCTCAGAACACCTGCGCAACCACGGCATCGATCCCGACATCCACCGACACACGCGCATCCCCTACATCTGGGAAAAACTTCGCACCTACTACGACCTCGACCTGATCGACGAGCGGGAAAactttgacgacgacgaggccgaggacAAGTATATCGAGTTCTCGCTGCCGTTCCACGAATTCGGCGAATTGATGCTGCAGCGGGCCATCGCCGACCCCAGCGAAGCGCCCACGTCGCCTCGCCAGCTGGAGCTTTCGCCCCCGCCGTCCTCTTCCATTCCGCAGAAGCGCTCTCGAGCTGGTACTGCATCGAAGACGAGAGGCGTATCTGTCGAGAATACTGAGAGTGTTGCTGCGTCTTCCTCTGCGCcgtcaccagcagcaacagcagcaaagcccGCAAAGGGCACGCGAGGCCGCAAAAGAGCGACGAGTCAGCCCAAGGTGGAAATAGAAAAGGTGGTGGAAAattctgaagatgaagaggaggagtccgaggaggaagaagagtctGGCTCAGAAGAGAGTGATAGCGGAAGCGCAGAGAGCGGAACTCCCGCGCCGAAACAGGCGAGGGGAGGCCCGGGGAGAGGTCGTGGAAGAGGTCGCGGACGAggcagaagagggagaggaaggggaggTTGA
- a CDS encoding uncharacterized protein (EggNog:ENOG41), whose protein sequence is MDQDSDYSYEEQEAPAISSPRTKMKEVSKILAETELSTGYENKLEQPGSNESDYVGEDEEGGYSSAAESDSQELRSQLKRPLDDTEPIYRPFKRQRGELNLEYLELLNNEIQDAAQQSSFGDLKALSASHIGLTHWSTAEKQKFFEVVARLGKYDLPGISTKVGSKSVAEVSHYLEFLQEACESRRQQQGSRTILELAEYPAAVEISQQCCRAEEEAADEISLKQEAREEIRERNRWGDVWDITPKVARKLSKAIHKQDENLASIPQFAQLFHSSTWLELSARMFMNSSVPGNNWNSIGGEPPSMWATTFEDFHSLTLSITRRLVQTTIFIAMSRIRSKNATRKRVRDMVQLQDVEAAISSLNLTSKLNESWVGSARRLRLDVYEDPTEGDEEFDEERMTYEEIERALSGDNTSTPGEQAQPDTPFSTQLSDVEDENDNLSDVPAESSRSPSPTNEEERQIDMEAVEVLEYSVMGIRSNNATRKALKAFIATDRQLERQAEEIDQYASYKAEIEMWSLLQKKPPMELPKKHDPGPVRRSNLSLDSFYPSGRDWAHRLAYYSEWETLPLSEPELKPGSTEEEVVIKEEAGDEGGDEAEEGDREEAEAEGNEAESVDDDNDNEEEEEEGEDEEESIDTEQE, encoded by the coding sequence ATGGACCAAGATTCCGACTACTCATATGAGGAGCAAGAGGCGCCTGCCATCTCATCACCGCGGACCAAGATGAAGGAGGTTTCCAAGATACTTGCAGAAACTGAATTGAGCACTGGATATGAAAATAAGCTTGAACAGCCAGGCAGTAATGAAAGCGATTacgttggagaagatgaagaaggcggtTATTCATCTGCTGCGGAAAGTGATAGCCAGGAGCTGCGATCGCAACTCAAGAGACCGCTAGATGATACGGAGCCGATATACAGGCCATTCAAACGGCAGAGAGGAGAACTGAATCTCGAATACTTGGAGCTTCTCAACAACGAAATCCAGGATGCTGCGCAGCAGAGCTCCTTTGGCGACCTAAAGGCACTCTCGGCGAGCCACATCGGCCTCACTCACTGGTCTACGGCAGAAAAGCAGAAATTTTTCGAAGTGGTAGCACGCCTCGGAAAATACGACCTCCCCGGCATTTCCACAAAGGTTGGAAGCAAGAGCGTGGCAGAGGTCAGCCACTACTTGGAGTTTCTCCAAGAAGCCTGCGAGTCaagacggcagcagcaagggtCTCGCACCATCTTGGAGCTTGCAGAGTATCCTGCTGCGGTAGAGATTAGCCAACAGTGCTGCcgtgctgaagaagaggctgcagaTGAGATCTCGCTTAAACAAGAAGCGCGCGAGGAGATACGGGAGCGAAATCGATGGGGAGATGTATGGGACATTACGCCGAAAGTTGCCAGAAAACTCAGCAAAGCTATTCATAAGCAGGACGAAAACTTGGCCAGCATTCCCCAGTTTGCTCAGCTATTTCACTCTTCGACTTGGCTAGAACTTTCTGCGCGGATGTTTATGAACTCTTCAGTTCCGGGTAATAACTGGAACTCCATAGGCGGAGAACCTCCGTCAATGTGGGCAACTACTTTCGAAGACTTCCACTCATTAACTTTATCCATCACTCGCAGGCTTGTTCAAACAACCATCTTCATTGCAATGTCAAGGATCAGATCGAAGAACGCGACCAGAAAGAGGGTTAGAGACATGGTACAACTGCAGGATGTTGAAGCAGCCATTTCATCTCTGAATCTGACTTCTAAGCTGAATGAATCATGGGTTGGCAGCGCTCGAAGATTACGTCTGGATGTTTATGAAGATCCTACTGAAGGAGACGAGGAGTTTGATGAAGAGCGCATGACATATGAGGAGATAGAGAGAGCTTTATCCGGCGACAACACTAGTACGCCTGGAGAGCAAGCGCAGCCAGATACCCCCTTTTCCACCCAGCTGAGTGATGTTGAAGACGAAAACGATAATCTCTCGGATGTTCCAGCCGAATCAAGCAGATCACCTTCCCCTACAAATGAGGAAGAACGACAAATCGACATGGAGGCAGTGGAAGTCTTGGAATACTCGGTCATGGGAATCCGAAGTAATAATGCTACAAGAAAGGCTCTAAAGGCGTTCATAGCTACGGACCGGCAATTGGAGAGACAAGCTGAAGAAATCGATCAGTATGCCAGCTACAAGGCAGAGATTGAAATGTGGAGCTTGTTGCAGAAGAAGCCACCCATGGAATTGCCAAAGAAGCATGACCCCGGCCCAGTGAGGCGATCAAACCTAAGTCTAGATAGCTTTTATCCCAGCGGACGGGATTGGGCGCACAGGCTGGCGTATTATAGCGAGTGGGAGACTCTGCCACTGTCTGAGCCGGAGCTGAAGCCGGGGTCTACAGAAGAGGAGGTTGTAATCAAGGAAGAAGCTGGGGATGAGGGCGGagatgaggctgaggagggaGACCgggaagaagccgaagccgaaggCAATGAAGCTGAGAGTGTAGATGACGATAATGAtaatgaagaggaggaggaggagggggaagatgaagaggaaagtATTGATACGGAACAGGAATAG
- a CDS encoding uncharacterized protein (BUSCO:EOG092D16B7) yields MLQTVVRRLFRPNSATGVPAAWICQARQYAAAAAPLRSNKLKLRDYQQECIKSVVLSLERGHKRVGISLATGSGKTVIFTQLIDKVYDRVKNASQTLILAHRRELVEQAARHCQLAYPDKRIEIEMGSLHASGTADITIASVQSITSRDRLDKYDPAKFKLVLVDEAHHIVAPGYLRTLKHFGLDQKRYNSPILIGVSATFSRFDGVKLGAAIDEIVYHKDYVDMISDKWLSDVVFTTVESSANLSKVKSGAFGDFQAGELSKAVNTDTINEITVRSWLAKAPDRKSTLVFCVDLAHVSGLTKKFREFGFDARFVTGDTPKVERSATLEAFKKREFPVLVNCGVFTEGTDIPNIDCIVLGRPTRSRNLLVQMIGRGMRLHPDKKNCHIIDMVSSLETGIVTTPTLFGLDPNELVEKASVDDMRKIKDRKAAEAEQQQQGNSSGTSSSASPAVTFTDYSSVLDLIADTSGERHIRSISQYAWVQVDPERFVLSAPSGSYIRIERIAGEQKGSSSEAPTYRAVEIRALPLGVAKSPYSAPREILKAATFDDAVHGADSYAAGAFPHTFIERRQSWRRLPPTQGQIDLINKLRGKSSNSLSTVGLTKGKAADMITKLKHGARGLFARMEAEQRRKEKTRTTLDGWRHREHVRVGPLSA; encoded by the exons ATGCTACAAACCGTCGTGAGACGTCTCTTCCGGCCTAATTCTGCGACTGGCGTCCCTGCAGCCTGGATCTGCCAGGCCAGGCAATATGCGGCTGCGGCCGCTCCTCTGCGCAGCAATAAGCTGAAGCTCCGGGATTACCAACAAGAATGCATCAAATCCGTAGTCCTGTCTCTCGAACGAGGGCATAAGAGGGTTGGCATATCCTTGGCCACCGGTAGTGGCAAAACA GTCATCTTCACTCAGCTCATCGACAAGGTCTACGACCGTGTCAAAAATGCTAGCCAGACTCTCATCCTGGCTCATCGCCGTGAGCTGGTAGAACAAGCAGCCAGACACTGCCAGCTTGCGTATCCTGATAAGAGGATCGAGATTGAAATGGGATCACTCCACGCCTCAGGCACAGCAGACATCACCATTGCGAGTGTCCAGAGCATAACGTCCAGGGACCGACTGGACAAGTACGATCCTGCAAAGTTCAAGCTCGTCCTCGTTGATGAGGCTCATCACATCGTTGCTCCGGGCTATCTCAGGACCTTGAAGCACTTCGGTCTCGATCAGAAGAGGTATAATTCGCCAATCCTGATTGGAGTGTCTGCCACCTTCTCTCGATTCGACGGGGTCAAGCTCGGTGCCGCGATCGACGAGATCGTCTACCACAAGGACTACGTCGACATGATATCAGACAAATGGCTCTCAGACGTCGTCTTCACCACAGTCGAATCCTCCGCCAATCTGTCCAAAGTCAAGAGCGGCGCGTTCGGCGACTTTCAAGCAGGCGAGCTCTCCAAAGCCGTCAACACCGACACCATCAACGAGATCACCGTCCGCAGCTGGCTCGCCAAGGCACCCGACCGAAAATCTACGCTCGTCTTCTGCGTCGACCTTGCACACGTTTCAGGCCTGACGAAGAAGTTCCGCGAGTTCGGCTTCGACGCCCGCTTCGTCACGGGGGATACGCCCAAGGTGGAGAGGAGCGCCACTCTCGAGGCTTTCAAGAAGCGCGAGTTCCCCGTGCTCGTCAACTGCGGCGTCTTTACCGAGGGTACCGACATCCCCAACATTGACTGCATCGTGCTGGGCAGGCCGACGAGGTCGCGCAACCTGCTGGTGCAGATGATTGGGCGCGGCATGAGACTGCACCCCGACAAGAAGAACTGCCACATCATCGATATGGTCTCTAGCCTTGAGACGGGCATCGTCACTACCCCGACGCTGTTTGGCCTTGACCCCAACGAATTAGTTGAAAAAGCCTCGGTCGACGACATGCGGAAGATCAAGGACCGAaaggcggcagaggcagaacagcagcaacaaggaaATTCTTCCGGTACCAGCTCCAGCGCTTCTCCGGCCGTTACCTTCACCGATTACTCCTCGGTCCTGGATCTGATCGCCGACACCTCCGGCGAGCGGCACATCCGCTCCATCAGCCAATACGCCTGGGTCCAGGTCGACCCAGAGCGCTTCGTCCTCTCCGCCCCCAGTGGATCATACATCCGCATCGAGAGAATCGCTGGCGAACAAAAGGGCAGCTCCTCAGAAGCACCTACGTACCGCGCAGTCGAGATCCGGGCCCTTCCCCTGGGCGTCGCAAAGTCGCCCTACAGCGCTCCGCGCGAGATCCTCAAGGCCGCCACCTTCGACGACGCAGTCCACGGCGCAGACAGTTACGCCGCAGGTGCCTTTCCACACACCTTTATAGAGCGACGCCAGTCGTGGAGGAGGCTGCCCCCGACCCAGGGCCAGATTGATCTCATCAACAAGCTCCGCGGAAAGAGCAGCAACTCGCTTTCGACTGTGGGACTGACTAAGGGCAAAGCGGCCGATATGATCACGAAGCTGAAGCACGGGGCGCGTGGCCTATTTGCACGCATggaagcagagcagcgaagaaaggagaagacaaGGACTACGCTTGACGGTTGGCGGCATAGGGAGCACGTTAGGGTTGGGCCGCTGTCGGCTTGA